In a single window of the Desulfatirhabdium butyrativorans DSM 18734 genome:
- a CDS encoding prephenate dehydrogenase/arogenate dehydrogenase family protein — MKRIIGIIGGEGKMGRWLNAFFSGIGCSVLSADRKTALTPDDLARRCDVLVLSVPIDAAVQMARSIGPLLCSSQLLTDVCSLKHEIVAAMRKSTLAEVVGMHPLFGPGLESVKGQNVVLCPVKSSDGFLWLKNVFETQGAMVTVTDPETHDRMMGIVQGLSHWITITIAETVQKSVGSPNQLERFATPVFRLQLGLIGRLLHQDPALYEMLIARNPYVKEMVEAFQRTGADVLKDFIDFEEGCQRLGRLKKFFGELLDPVTQRTDQFLDRSPVDDKGHEQRSRSLEEAIRT; from the coding sequence ATGAAGCGCATCATCGGCATCATCGGTGGTGAAGGGAAGATGGGCAGATGGCTGAACGCGTTTTTTTCCGGCATCGGATGCTCCGTTTTGTCTGCAGACCGGAAAACGGCGCTGACTCCAGATGACCTCGCCCGTCGCTGCGATGTCCTCGTTCTGAGTGTTCCCATCGACGCTGCCGTCCAGATGGCCCGTTCAATCGGTCCGCTGCTGTGTTCCAGCCAACTGCTGACGGATGTCTGCTCCTTGAAACATGAAATCGTAGCCGCCATGCGCAAATCTACGCTGGCGGAAGTGGTGGGCATGCATCCGCTTTTCGGACCAGGACTTGAATCTGTAAAGGGGCAGAATGTGGTTTTATGCCCTGTCAAATCGTCAGACGGATTTCTATGGCTCAAGAATGTGTTTGAGACTCAGGGTGCGATGGTTACGGTTACCGATCCGGAGACCCATGACCGGATGATGGGCATTGTGCAGGGCCTGAGCCATTGGATCACCATCACGATAGCGGAAACGGTCCAAAAATCGGTGGGTTCGCCAAATCAGCTTGAGCGATTCGCCACCCCGGTCTTTCGGTTGCAACTGGGTTTGATCGGAAGATTGCTGCATCAGGATCCGGCGTTATATGAAATGTTGATAGCCAGGAACCCTTACGTCAAAGAAATGGTAGAAGCATTCCAGAGAACGGGTGCCGATGTATTGAAGGATTTCATCGATTTCGAAGAAGGCTGCCAGCGATTGGGGCGATTGAAGAAGTTCTTTGGTGAGCTTCTCGATCCGGTCACACAACGGACCGATCAGTTCCTGGATAGATCACCGGTGGATGATAAAGGCCATGAGCAGCGATCCCGTTCTCTTGAGGAAGCGATTCGCACATGA
- a CDS encoding dihydropteroate synthase encodes MKIISDTLQPMNPRIQAAIQEEEPGPIRKVVQSAAAKGIHGIDINCGPLSKEPERKMRFLVETVQHETRLPLFLDTTNAKAIEAGLQVCRNPVTINGLSLEPAKLESILPLALAYDADIVGFLLTEAGQVPRSLDERLGIAARLFHECSEAGIPAQRLLIDPIVVPLLWADGLEMNRDLLAILKLLPEVLGHPVRTIAGLSNLTAGIRDMERKMALECAFLPMMACAGLKEALMNVNRADTLAVAGACRCLLCETVFG; translated from the coding sequence ATGAAGATCATCTCGGACACGCTCCAGCCCATGAATCCCCGTATTCAGGCCGCCATTCAGGAGGAAGAGCCAGGGCCCATCCGCAAGGTCGTTCAATCCGCAGCAGCCAAAGGCATTCATGGAATCGATATCAATTGCGGGCCTCTGTCGAAAGAGCCGGAACGGAAAATGCGATTTCTGGTCGAGACGGTTCAGCATGAAACCCGGCTTCCGCTGTTTCTCGATACGACCAATGCCAAAGCCATCGAAGCCGGTTTGCAGGTGTGCCGCAACCCGGTGACAATCAACGGATTGTCGCTGGAGCCGGCGAAGCTCGAAAGTATTCTGCCGCTTGCACTTGCCTATGATGCGGATATCGTCGGTTTTTTGCTGACCGAAGCAGGCCAGGTGCCCAGAAGCCTGGATGAGCGGCTTGGTATCGCCGCCAGGCTTTTTCATGAATGCAGCGAGGCAGGGATTCCGGCACAGAGATTGCTGATCGATCCGATCGTTGTCCCGCTGCTGTGGGCGGACGGTCTGGAGATGAACCGGGACCTGCTTGCCATTCTGAAATTGCTGCCCGAAGTTCTGGGTCATCCGGTTCGAACGATTGCAGGGCTTTCCAATTTGACGGCAGGTATCCGGGACATGGAAAGAAAGATGGCACTCGAATGTGCGTTTCTTCCCATGATGGCGTGTGCGGGCTTGAAGGAAGCCCTGATGAATGTGAACAGAGCCGACACGCTTGCGGTTGCCGGAGCCTGTCGATGCTTGCTTTGCGAAACGGTTTTCGGATAG
- a CDS encoding acyltransferase, protein MFQSLVALCRGSISLLLYGINTVLLVPPLMVVAMFKWLVPLAGWRTLCDRMLNGIAALWISINNWNIRHIHRVRWDISGMENLSPDQWYMVLANHQSWVDILVLQAIFHKRIPFLKFFLKKELIWVPFLGLAWWALDFPFMKRYSREFLEKHPQLKGHDLEITKKACQKFKSIPVSVTNFVEGTRFQKMKHEKQGSPYRHLLKPKAGGLAFALSAMGDHIHRIIDVTIAYPHGAKSLWEFASGKIGEIRVRVRSFPIDEAFRGDYLNDPNFRERLQQRLNALWEEKDRLLQTMMKQIPYESK, encoded by the coding sequence ATGTTTCAGTCTTTAGTTGCTTTGTGCAGAGGGAGTATATCCTTGCTGCTGTATGGAATCAACACGGTGCTGCTGGTACCGCCGCTGATGGTGGTCGCCATGTTCAAGTGGCTCGTCCCCCTTGCCGGCTGGCGAACGCTCTGCGATAGAATGCTTAACGGCATCGCGGCGTTGTGGATCAGCATCAACAACTGGAACATCCGCCACATTCACCGGGTTCGATGGGACATATCCGGCATGGAAAATCTATCGCCGGATCAATGGTACATGGTTCTGGCCAACCATCAATCCTGGGTGGACATCCTGGTGCTTCAGGCCATCTTTCACAAACGGATTCCCTTTTTGAAGTTTTTCCTGAAAAAGGAGCTCATCTGGGTCCCCTTTCTGGGGCTGGCCTGGTGGGCGCTGGATTTCCCTTTCATGAAGCGGTATTCGCGTGAATTCCTGGAAAAACATCCGCAATTGAAGGGACACGATCTGGAAATCACGAAGAAAGCCTGCCAAAAATTCAAGAGCATTCCCGTTTCCGTGACCAATTTTGTCGAAGGCACACGCTTTCAGAAAATGAAGCACGAAAAACAGGGCTCGCCTTACCGCCATCTGCTCAAGCCCAAAGCCGGAGGATTGGCTTTTGCTCTTTCCGCAATGGGGGATCATATCCATCGCATCATCGATGTCACCATTGCTTACCCCCATGGGGCCAAAAGTTTATGGGAGTTTGCCAGTGGAAAAATTGGTGAAATCCGCGTAAGGGTGCGATCTTTCCCCATCGATGAAGCATTTCGCGGAGACTACCTCAACGATCCGAATTTCCGGGAACGTTTGCAGCAGCGGCTGAACGCTTTATGGGAGGAAAAAGATCGGTTGCTTCAAACGATGATGAAACAGATCCCCTATGAATCCAAATAA
- a CDS encoding sensor histidine kinase, giving the protein MKARWILHPLVVFILSTLAVVTSLFLYIYWYMKVTTNLEAILLRFNVDQNEVLASRVWVVILILSILMAIMFTGTFIIFLYHQKISKLFALQQNFIHTFTHELKTPVTSLKLYLDTAMKYRLYTADQIKYIEYMVQDVSRLSGTIDRMLMIARLESGHFQGEFQDTDLVAFISRFVREHADLSRKGTIQFHPPTDGPFRCWINQALFEVMLSNLITNAFRYNQSETPRVDVYLSRQKENVFVRIIDNGIGIAPSETEKIFRKFYKVDRPEHINATGSGLGLYLVKSVAKAHKGWVSARSPGIGKGSEFIFALPCSGVSHA; this is encoded by the coding sequence ATGAAAGCGCGATGGATTCTTCACCCGCTGGTTGTTTTCATCCTTTCCACGCTTGCGGTGGTCACATCCCTTTTTCTGTATATTTACTGGTATATGAAGGTCACAACGAATCTGGAGGCGATTCTTCTCCGTTTCAATGTCGATCAAAACGAAGTCCTGGCTTCCCGTGTATGGGTGGTCATTCTGATCCTTTCCATTTTAATGGCGATCATGTTTACCGGAACGTTCATCATCTTTTTGTATCACCAGAAAATATCCAAATTGTTTGCGCTTCAGCAGAATTTCATTCATACGTTTACCCATGAGCTGAAAACACCGGTGACATCGCTCAAGCTTTATCTGGATACGGCGATGAAATATCGGCTTTACACCGCAGATCAGATCAAATATATCGAGTACATGGTGCAGGATGTTTCCAGACTTTCCGGCACCATCGACCGGATGCTCATGATCGCCAGGCTGGAAAGCGGTCATTTTCAGGGGGAGTTTCAGGATACGGATCTTGTGGCCTTCATCAGCCGGTTTGTTCGGGAACACGCCGATCTTTCCCGAAAGGGCACGATCCAGTTCCACCCGCCAACCGATGGACCATTTCGATGTTGGATCAATCAGGCCCTTTTTGAAGTCATGCTTTCCAATCTCATTACCAATGCCTTTCGGTACAACCAATCCGAAACCCCACGGGTTGACGTTTATCTGAGCCGGCAAAAGGAAAATGTTTTCGTGCGGATCATTGACAATGGTATCGGCATCGCGCCATCCGAAACCGAAAAAATCTTTCGCAAATTCTATAAGGTGGACAGGCCCGAGCACATCAACGCGACTGGCAGCGGGCTGGGCCTTTATCTGGTGAAGAGCGTCGCAAAAGCGCACAAAGGTTGGGTGTCCGCCAGAAGCCCGGGGATTGGAAAAGGGTCTGAATTTATTTTTGCCTTGCCGTGTTCTGGAGTGTCCCATGCATGA
- a CDS encoding response regulator transcription factor, whose translation MHDDVQTHAHRILIVEDDPHISEGLKLNLVLQGYEVEVESSGTAAIQKWKVWRPDLIVLDIMLPGMDGLSVLQNIRLADEKLPVLILSARTATEDRVAGLALGVDDYMTKPFDLDEFLLRVHRMLTRMDWYREKERKHPEMGMAEADIYRFGSNWINFATSSAQGAAGAVQLTMHELRLLKVFVQNPRKPLRREHLLEVVWGYSKDITTRTVDNFIVRFRKYFESDPKHPRYFKSLRSVGYVFDPDPSNPEGTVSMLKRLMSRRS comes from the coding sequence ATGCATGATGATGTACAGACGCATGCCCATCGTATTCTGATCGTCGAGGATGATCCCCACATTTCCGAAGGGCTGAAACTGAACCTGGTGTTGCAGGGATATGAAGTGGAAGTGGAAAGCAGCGGTACGGCGGCCATTCAGAAATGGAAGGTCTGGAGGCCGGATCTGATCGTTCTCGATATCATGCTGCCCGGAATGGACGGGCTTTCCGTATTGCAGAACATCCGTCTTGCAGATGAAAAACTTCCGGTTCTGATCCTTTCGGCGCGGACCGCAACCGAAGATCGGGTGGCAGGCCTTGCGCTCGGTGTAGACGATTACATGACCAAGCCGTTCGATCTCGATGAATTTCTGCTCCGGGTGCATCGCATGCTGACCCGGATGGACTGGTATCGGGAAAAAGAGCGGAAACATCCTGAGATGGGGATGGCCGAAGCGGATATCTACCGGTTTGGATCGAACTGGATCAATTTTGCCACATCCAGCGCACAGGGTGCGGCAGGGGCCGTTCAATTGACCATGCATGAGCTGAGGCTCCTGAAAGTGTTTGTGCAAAACCCCAGAAAACCGCTTCGGCGCGAGCATCTTCTCGAAGTGGTCTGGGGATACAGCAAGGATATTACAACCCGAACCGTGGATAACTTTATCGTTCGTTTCCGGAAATATTTTGAATCGGACCCCAAACACCCCCGGTATTTCAAAAGTTTGCGGTCCGTTGGATATGTGTTTGATCCGGATCCGTCCAATCCGGAAGGGACCGTCTCCATGTTGAAACGGTTGATGTCGAGAAGAAGCTGA
- a CDS encoding bifunctional proline dehydrogenase/L-glutamate gamma-semialdehyde dehydrogenase, which produces MRFSNRISSEDQGIIEEAAVLAETWQNRANALLSDAEKRNQHRMARLLAHPMDKVILARIMDQSFRPNRAERVADQLHALLDTYGIPSFLDPVEKLLMYAFQIAGRHLPAFSVPRVIERIRQDSRQAIVPGESGLLMPHLERRRQENVRMNINHLGEAVLGEAEALHRLQTYIEDLESPAIEYISVKISTIYSQISSLAFDDTVSVLCERLSRLFLAAKTHRFVRKDGGSIQKFVNLDMEEYRDLDITLQAFIKTLERPQFQDLSAGIVLQAYLPDSAYLQQELTRWAIDRVNQGGAPIKIRIVKGANMEMELVESALNNWPLAPFDNKLDVDANYKRMVDWGARPEHIRAVHLGIASHNLFELAYAYARARRNGALAGISLEMLEGMADHIRRAIQEIFPEVLLYAPVAARDQFINAIAYLIRRLDENTAPDNFLRHSFRLSPGSPEWRFLKDQFIRSVSRRHHTPHRSNRKQNRQDEIASAKTSTFVTGEFINEPDTDWSLAANRKWAEAIREKWMKTPEDAPIEIPIVVSGKSVYAGRKILECIDPSQIGAGFARPPVTVARCALADAGDLDAAVRAAKEDTEGWRKRSIDERHALLSRVAVEFRRARADLIGAAAANTGKVFTEADIEVSEAIDFLEFYPHSARTFWSMPHVAAFPKGVGLVISPWNFPISIPVGGISAALAAGNTVIFKPASAAVLVAWELCQCFWRAGIPQTALQFVPCPGELAGSRLVGNADIDFIILTGGTDTGMRILRQRPNVWLAAETGGKNATIVTAMADRDQAIKNVIHSAFSNCGQKCSATSLLILESEVYHDEDFKRRLLDAAQSLKVGSAWRFENRMGPLVSPPQGPLLRGLNTLDPGERWLLQPTPIDGNPHLWTPGIKWGVRPGSFTHMTELFGPVLGVMEARSLDHAISLANQTGYGLTAGIESLDVREQERWKAKITAGNLYINRGTTGAVVLRQPFGGMKKSALGAGIKAGGPNYVAQFMRFEDRSLPPAGPIRLENRWSALVQRWKNKLLWGQFEEPAEIEKTIRAIQSDLFHMENEFGVEKDYFHLRGQDNVVRYLPAGRVCVRVHLEDTLFETLARIAAARIAGCSVVVSMPFGLPEDGSLKRFLSGPEAKILMENVDLVQQTDESLARSLGEMNRLRYAAPDRVPELIYREAGRMGFTVSRAAVCMEGRIELLHYLQEQSICNNYHRYGNIGERSVMLS; this is translated from the coding sequence ATGCGTTTTTCAAATAGGATTTCTTCGGAAGATCAAGGTATCATCGAGGAGGCCGCCGTTCTGGCCGAAACCTGGCAGAACAGGGCCAACGCTCTTTTGAGCGATGCGGAAAAGCGAAATCAGCATCGCATGGCAAGGCTTCTTGCCCATCCGATGGATAAAGTCATCCTGGCCCGGATCATGGATCAGAGTTTTCGGCCAAACCGCGCCGAGCGGGTGGCGGATCAGCTTCATGCATTGCTCGACACTTACGGCATTCCCTCTTTTCTCGATCCGGTGGAAAAACTGCTGATGTATGCCTTTCAGATTGCCGGACGTCATCTGCCTGCGTTTTCGGTTCCCAGGGTGATCGAAAGGATTCGTCAGGACAGCCGCCAGGCGATCGTACCCGGGGAAAGCGGGTTGCTGATGCCGCATCTGGAAAGGCGAAGGCAGGAAAACGTCCGGATGAATATCAATCATCTGGGAGAGGCCGTCCTCGGGGAGGCGGAGGCATTGCATCGGCTCCAGACCTATATCGAAGATTTGGAATCCCCTGCCATCGAATATATTTCGGTGAAGATTTCGACCATTTATTCCCAGATTTCCTCGCTGGCTTTCGACGATACGGTCAGCGTATTGTGTGAGCGCCTCTCCCGATTGTTCCTTGCAGCCAAAACGCACCGGTTTGTCCGGAAAGACGGCGGCAGCATCCAGAAATTCGTCAATCTCGACATGGAGGAGTACCGGGATCTTGATATCACGCTGCAAGCCTTCATCAAAACCCTGGAGCGCCCCCAATTTCAGGATCTTTCGGCGGGCATCGTGCTGCAGGCGTATCTTCCGGATTCCGCCTACCTGCAGCAGGAACTGACCCGGTGGGCCATCGACCGGGTAAATCAGGGCGGCGCGCCCATCAAGATTCGTATCGTAAAGGGCGCCAATATGGAAATGGAGCTTGTGGAATCGGCGCTGAACAATTGGCCGCTGGCTCCTTTCGACAACAAACTGGACGTGGACGCCAACTACAAGCGGATGGTGGATTGGGGTGCAAGACCCGAACACATCCGGGCGGTACACCTCGGTATCGCTTCCCACAATCTTTTCGAGCTGGCCTATGCCTATGCGAGGGCGCGCCGGAACGGGGCGCTTGCGGGCATTTCTCTGGAAATGCTCGAGGGCATGGCGGACCATATCCGCAGGGCGATTCAGGAAATATTCCCCGAAGTGCTCCTGTATGCGCCTGTTGCAGCCAGAGATCAGTTCATCAACGCCATTGCCTATCTCATTCGCAGGCTGGATGAAAACACGGCGCCTGATAATTTTCTGCGGCACAGCTTCCGGCTTAGCCCCGGTTCACCGGAGTGGCGGTTTCTGAAGGATCAGTTCATCCGCTCGGTCAGCCGGCGACACCATACCCCCCATCGGTCGAATCGGAAACAAAACCGGCAGGACGAGATCGCATCGGCCAAGACGAGCACCTTCGTTACGGGTGAATTCATCAACGAACCGGATACGGACTGGTCCCTTGCCGCAAACCGGAAGTGGGCGGAGGCCATTCGGGAAAAATGGATGAAAACGCCGGAGGATGCCCCGATCGAAATCCCGATTGTCGTTTCCGGAAAATCTGTCTATGCCGGTCGGAAGATTTTGGAGTGCATCGATCCGTCGCAAATAGGTGCAGGCTTCGCTCGACCACCGGTGACGGTGGCACGGTGTGCCCTGGCCGATGCCGGAGACCTCGATGCAGCCGTTCGGGCGGCCAAAGAGGACACCGAAGGGTGGCGCAAACGATCCATCGATGAGCGTCATGCCCTGCTCAGCCGGGTTGCCGTTGAATTCCGGAGGGCAAGGGCTGATCTGATCGGGGCCGCTGCGGCCAACACGGGCAAAGTGTTTACGGAGGCGGACATCGAGGTTTCGGAGGCCATCGATTTCCTCGAATTCTACCCGCATTCCGCCCGCACGTTCTGGAGCATGCCGCATGTCGCAGCCTTCCCGAAGGGGGTTGGGCTGGTGATTTCCCCATGGAATTTTCCCATTTCCATTCCGGTCGGCGGTATCAGCGCAGCGCTGGCCGCAGGCAACACCGTGATTTTCAAACCCGCCTCAGCCGCCGTCCTGGTGGCCTGGGAGCTTTGCCAGTGTTTCTGGCGGGCCGGAATTCCCCAGACGGCGCTGCAGTTCGTTCCGTGTCCGGGCGAGCTTGCCGGATCCCGGCTGGTTGGAAACGCGGATATCGATTTCATCATTCTGACAGGCGGAACCGACACCGGGATGCGGATCCTGCGGCAGCGGCCGAATGTCTGGCTGGCTGCAGAAACCGGCGGCAAGAACGCCACCATCGTTACGGCAATGGCAGATCGGGATCAGGCCATCAAAAACGTCATTCATTCCGCCTTCAGCAATTGCGGCCAGAAATGTTCGGCAACATCCCTGCTTATCCTGGAATCGGAGGTCTATCACGACGAGGACTTCAAACGAAGATTGCTCGATGCAGCGCAAAGTCTGAAAGTCGGCTCTGCATGGCGCTTCGAAAACCGGATGGGGCCGCTCGTCTCGCCGCCACAGGGGCCGCTTCTTCGAGGGCTGAATACGCTCGATCCCGGTGAGCGGTGGCTGCTGCAGCCAACCCCGATCGATGGAAATCCCCATCTATGGACGCCGGGAATCAAATGGGGGGTGCGGCCGGGTTCTTTCACCCACATGACGGAACTGTTTGGCCCGGTTTTGGGTGTGATGGAAGCCCGAAGCCTCGATCATGCCATTTCGCTGGCCAACCAGACCGGTTATGGCCTGACGGCGGGCATCGAGAGCCTGGATGTGCGGGAACAGGAGCGTTGGAAGGCGAAGATCACCGCCGGGAATCTCTACATCAACCGGGGAACGACTGGAGCCGTGGTGCTGCGCCAGCCCTTCGGCGGCATGAAAAAATCGGCTCTCGGGGCCGGAATCAAGGCGGGTGGGCCCAATTATGTGGCCCAGTTCATGCGGTTCGAGGATCGTTCGCTGCCGCCTGCCGGTCCGATCCGGCTGGAAAACCGCTGGTCGGCTCTGGTGCAGCGCTGGAAAAACAAATTGTTGTGGGGCCAGTTCGAAGAACCGGCTGAAATCGAAAAAACGATCCGGGCCATTCAGAGCGATCTCTTCCATATGGAGAACGAATTTGGCGTCGAAAAAGACTATTTTCATCTGCGTGGTCAGGACAACGTTGTCCGCTATTTGCCTGCAGGCAGGGTGTGCGTCCGGGTGCATCTGGAAGATACGCTTTTCGAGACGCTCGCCCGCATCGCCGCAGCCCGGATCGCCGGATGTTCGGTGGTGGTGAGCATGCCTTTCGGTCTTCCGGAGGATGGCTCGTTGAAACGATTTCTTTCGGGTCCGGAAGCAAAGATATTGATGGAAAACGTGGATCTGGTGCAGCAGACCGACGAGAGCCTGGCCCGATCCCTTGGAGAAATGAACCGGCTGCGGTATGCGGCGCCGGACCGGGTTCCGGAGCTGATTTATCGGGAAGCCGGGCGAATGGGCTTTACCGTCTCGAGGGCAGCAGTCTGCATGGAAGGCCGCATCGAGCTGCTGCATTATTTGCAGGAGCAGAGCATCTGCAACAATTACCATCGATACGGGAACATCGGGGAGCGCTCCGTGATGCTTTCCTGA
- a CDS encoding patatin-like phospholipase family protein, with translation MVWKLGKRDGREISEVTAPITNPTPSRKRIGLVLGSGSSRGWAHIGVIEALEEAGFPIDYIVGCSIGAYVGAIYAAGGLKSLKDFVLKMDGKKVFSYFDVVFPRSGLLNATKKLKELFFMHAEATEFSELRIPVSMVATDLQTGEKVILKSGNLLDALRATMSVPGLFAPARIKDRWLVDGGLVDPVPVGAARVEDGDLIIAVDLSGTIASRQKMVVKASRKKGKAKTAAEEGRSYAGELMNKLSGFYQSAEAEFKAKIGELLQQESPAPDIIETVTTSIAIMQRRINRINLAVDPPDILIEPRLGELKMMDFDKVAHTIEEGYIAAKEKMEDIHNLFESTNDLK, from the coding sequence ATGGTGTGGAAACTTGGAAAAAGGGACGGAAGAGAAATCAGCGAAGTAACGGCCCCAATCACAAATCCGACGCCTTCCCGAAAACGGATCGGGCTGGTTCTCGGAAGCGGATCATCGAGGGGATGGGCCCATATCGGCGTCATCGAGGCACTGGAGGAGGCAGGTTTTCCGATCGACTACATTGTCGGATGCAGCATCGGAGCCTATGTCGGCGCCATCTATGCCGCCGGTGGCCTGAAAAGCCTGAAGGACTTCGTACTGAAGATGGACGGGAAAAAAGTCTTTTCCTATTTCGATGTGGTTTTCCCGCGATCGGGACTGTTGAATGCCACCAAGAAATTGAAAGAGCTCTTTTTCATGCACGCCGAAGCGACGGAGTTTTCGGAGCTTCGGATACCGGTTTCCATGGTGGCAACCGACCTGCAGACCGGCGAAAAAGTGATTTTGAAATCCGGAAACCTTCTGGATGCCTTGCGGGCGACCATGTCCGTGCCGGGTCTGTTCGCCCCGGCACGAATCAAAGACCGATGGCTTGTGGACGGCGGGCTTGTGGATCCTGTTCCGGTTGGCGCGGCGCGAGTGGAGGATGGGGACCTGATCATTGCCGTCGATCTGAGTGGAACGATTGCATCCCGGCAGAAAATGGTTGTGAAAGCATCCCGAAAGAAAGGGAAGGCCAAGACGGCTGCAGAAGAGGGACGCTCGTATGCAGGCGAGTTGATGAACAAACTGAGCGGCTTTTACCAGAGTGCGGAAGCCGAATTCAAAGCGAAAATCGGTGAGCTTCTGCAACAGGAATCACCCGCGCCCGATATCATCGAAACGGTGACCACGTCCATCGCCATCATGCAGCGCAGAATCAACCGGATCAATCTTGCCGTAGACCCGCCGGATATTCTAATCGAGCCCCGGCTCGGCGAACTCAAGATGATGGATTTCGACAAGGTAGCCCATACCATCGAAGAAGGGTATATCGCGGCCAAAGAAAAAATGGAGGATATACACAACCTGTTTGAATCCACCAACGACCTGAAATAA
- the rpmB gene encoding 50S ribosomal protein L28: MSKICEICGKKPTTGCNVSHAHNVTKRKFNPNLQRVRILMNGKVKKANVCTNCIKGGGITKAP; this comes from the coding sequence ATGTCGAAAATTTGCGAAATTTGTGGGAAGAAACCCACTACCGGCTGCAATGTATCTCATGCCCACAATGTCACCAAAAGAAAATTCAATCCCAATCTGCAAAGGGTGCGGATCCTGATGAACGGCAAGGTAAAAAAAGCCAATGTCTGCACCAATTGCATCAAAGGTGGGGGCATCACCAAAGCACCCTGA